Genomic DNA from Filimonas effusa:
GAAAGCATTGACAGGGAGCTGCCCCAGCATATCTTTCGTTTTTCGCATATACAAGTCTATGGAACCGATGAGTCTTTTGTTCAACACACCAAAGTCGATACCGAAGTTAGTGGTAGCTGTAGACTCCCAGGATAATCTGCGGTTTGCAGGCGATACAATGGCATAGATACGTCCGCCCGGGTAAACGGAGGAGGTAGAGCCGCCGGATATAATATCATCTGAAGAGGCAATACCGGGTGCCGGAGCATTACCCGTAAGGCCATAAGTAAGTCGCAACGCCAGCAGGTTAAGCCAGTTCAGATGCTGCATAAAAGGTTCTGAGCTGATCTTGTATTTGGCTCCTACACTCCACACGGGGCGGTTCTGCGCCGATTTGTCGATGCCAAAAAGGCTTGACTCATCTTTCCGCCAGCTACCATTTACCGTGTACTTCTGAAGAAAGGTATAAGCAATGTTGCCGTAAACCGATCTTAACCTGCTTTTAGATTCTGTAAAAGAGAAATCATTTGAAAAATTCCAGTAGCTTCTGTTGGAATTATACAAAAGGATGGGATTGGCTATCCCTGCCGAGAGGGTTACATAGTCCAGTGCCTGGGGAGCAATCAGTCCATCATCGTAGCCCCAGAAAGTACCTGAGTTTCCGCGGGAAAAAGACTCCTGCTGTTCCATGCCCGCCAATGCAGTTACCTGATGATTGAGGTTATCCCAGTCGCGGTTGAAAAAAAGCTGGTTTCTAACGGTCCAGTTCTGCTGTCTGGCATCACTCCGGACATATTTGCCACCTTTGGCAGGGAAGTTATACTTGATCGTGTTATCCAGTACAGAGCCGGTGGCAAAACTCACCGTCATGTTTCTTACCGTATAAGCCCGGTCATCATTGAAAGAGCGGCCTTCACTTGTGCCTTTTACCAATCCATAGGTACCTTCGAATCGCAATCCTTTATATAAATTTACGGCTATGCCGGCTGTTAGTCGGGCCTGCAGCGATTCGTCGTTCGAGTAACCATAATTCACTTCATCGAGCGGCACGTAATTGAGGTTGATACCGCTCCGTGATTCCAGGTTCTGCCTTACACTTTCTATGCGGTACAGCCAGGGCATAGCAATATTACTTCCGTCGCTGTTGCGGAAAAGCTGGTAGGGAAGGAAATGTTTTTGCAGGACGATCTGTTTTTTATATAAGTGACCGGTCAGGATGAAATGATCAATGTTCTGCCCTCCTGCCGGTAGCGAATATCCAGTCCCTTAAAATATTCCAGTACGCCACTGAGCGGAACATCTTTCGACATACCGCCCCAGATGGCTTTGTCGGGCATTTTACCTTCAAAAATGATTTCAATATCGTACCAGCGTTCCAGCTCGCGGGAGATCTCTGCAAAGGAAAGACCT
This window encodes:
- a CDS encoding SusC/RagA family TonB-linked outer membrane protein; the encoded protein is MPWLYRIESVRQNLESRSGINLNYVPLDEVNYGYSNDESLQARLTAGIAVNLYKGLRFEGTYGLVKGTSEGRSFNDDRAYTVRNMTVSFATGSVLDNTIKYNFPAKGGKYVRSDARQQNWTVRNQLFFNRDWDNLNHQVTALAGMEQQESFSRGNSGTFWGYDDGLIAPQALDYVTLSAGIANPILLYNSNRSYWNFSNDFSFTESKSRLRSVYGNIAYTFLQKYTVNGSWRKDESSLFGIDKSAQNRPVWSVGAKYKISSEPFMQHLNWLNLLALRLTYGLTGNAPAPGIASSDDIISGGSTSSVYPGGRIYAIVSPANRRLSWESTATTNFGIDFGVLNKRLIGSIDLYMRKTKDMLGQLPVNAFGGYNAVIGNLGDLENKGLELALRSENIKGKHFSWSSILNMAYNKNKITRLSNNVNITTGNNIISNNAYGGFFQGYEAYAIFAYNYAGLDATGDPQIRLKDGSVTKALSIAKPEDMLFMGTYQPKWSGGLSNTFRYNGFSLTANIIANLGHVMRKDVNTMYSLNRLSPGGGSLSTGNAHADFDKRWKKAGDENVTDIPRWIGNASTSATTRATNYYTYANTNVLNASFMKLRDITFAYALPRNITDKIRAQNISLSIQLSNIMLWKANKHNIDPEYFNALTGTRTQRSGFNTVTLGANVSF